A region of Bradyrhizobium sp. SZCCHNS1050 DNA encodes the following proteins:
- the rpmA gene encoding 50S ribosomal protein L27: MAHKKAGGSSRNGRDSKGKRLGIKAFGGERVIPGNIIARQRGTTWHPGLNVGMGTDHTIFAKIEGVVEFHDRANRTFISVRPVLAEAAE, translated from the coding sequence ATGGCTCATAAAAAGGCAGGCGGTTCATCCCGCAACGGACGCGACTCCAAGGGCAAGCGCCTCGGCATCAAGGCGTTCGGCGGCGAGCGCGTGATTCCCGGCAACATCATTGCGCGTCAGCGCGGCACCACCTGGCATCCCGGCCTCAACGTCGGCATGGGCACGGACCACACGATCTTCGCGAAAATCGAGGGCGTCGTCGAGTTCCATGACCGTGCCAACCGCACGTTCATCTCGGTACGTCCGGTACTCGCCGAGGCTGCTGAGTAG
- a CDS encoding DUF2786 domain-containing protein, translated as MSQTFDPAASDPVALDKLKSRIQALRAKTIANGCTEDEALSAAAKVAELLDRHDLSLSDLELRASACERKVYETHRKKRIPLDDCIGAIAHFCDCRVWREKNPAGEASYVFFGLPADVEVAHYLAELIDNAVRAELGRYKTSAEYRRFRHQDRHLANASFALGMVVSIADRLVAMKAARDQVNQSSGRGLVVLKTSVVDAEFDKLDLKLRSARSTSRMVSTAAYEAGGAAGTTLAISPGVSGAPPPGSSKRG; from the coding sequence GTGAGCCAGACGTTCGATCCTGCCGCTTCTGATCCTGTTGCGCTCGACAAGCTGAAATCCCGCATTCAGGCGCTGCGCGCCAAGACCATCGCCAATGGCTGCACCGAGGACGAGGCGCTGTCCGCGGCCGCCAAGGTCGCCGAACTGCTCGATCGCCACGACCTGTCGCTGTCCGACCTCGAGCTGCGCGCGTCAGCGTGCGAGCGCAAGGTCTATGAGACCCATCGCAAGAAGCGCATTCCGCTCGATGACTGCATCGGCGCGATCGCGCATTTCTGCGATTGCCGGGTCTGGCGCGAGAAGAATCCGGCCGGCGAAGCGAGCTATGTGTTCTTCGGTCTCCCCGCGGATGTCGAGGTTGCGCACTACCTGGCGGAACTGATCGACAACGCCGTGCGCGCCGAACTCGGCCGCTACAAGACCTCGGCCGAGTACCGCCGGTTCCGGCACCAGGACCGGCATCTCGCCAATGCCTCCTTCGCCCTCGGCATGGTGGTGTCGATCGCCGACCGCCTGGTGGCGATGAAGGCAGCCCGGGATCAGGTCAACCAGAGCAGCGGCCGCGGCCTGGTCGTGCTCAAGACCTCGGTGGTCGATGCCGAGTTCGACAAGCTCGATCTGAAGCTGCGGTCGGCGCGCAGCACGAGCCGGATGGTGTCGACGGCGGCCTATGAAGCGGGAGGTGCCGCCGGCACCACGCTCGCGATCAGTCCGGGCGTGAGCGGCGCGCCACCGCCAGGTAGTTCGAAGCGAGGCTGA
- a CDS encoding DNA-binding domain-containing protein: MPQPEHMSDYAAQFAAALLTPDRATPVAVRGPLAKAAGRRFNVYRNNVTVSLIESLIAIYPAVQRITGPDFFRAMARAHVRETPPTSPLLVDYGRDFPAFIAAYEHARTMPFLTDVAQIERAWLDAYHAADAAPLDGATLATVPPERLPELRFAVHPATRIVRSDFAAVTIFSANRGDAPVPRIDGSVPEDALITRPAFDVAVRHLPRGGAIFASLLITRQPLGVAAEAAFEAAPEFDLATNIAGLIEAGAFTDISFEDA, translated from the coding sequence ATGCCGCAGCCTGAGCATATGTCCGACTATGCCGCTCAGTTCGCCGCGGCGCTGCTGACGCCGGATCGCGCGACGCCTGTCGCCGTCAGGGGTCCGCTGGCCAAGGCGGCCGGGCGCCGGTTCAACGTCTACCGCAACAACGTCACGGTCAGCCTGATCGAGTCGCTCATCGCGATCTATCCGGCGGTGCAGCGCATCACCGGGCCCGACTTCTTCCGCGCGATGGCGCGGGCGCATGTACGCGAAACGCCGCCGACGTCGCCGCTGCTCGTTGACTATGGACGCGACTTCCCCGCTTTCATCGCAGCTTACGAGCACGCTCGGACGATGCCGTTCCTGACGGACGTCGCACAGATCGAGCGGGCCTGGCTCGACGCCTATCACGCGGCAGACGCCGCGCCGCTCGACGGTGCCACGCTGGCGACGGTGCCGCCCGAGCGGTTGCCCGAGCTGCGCTTCGCCGTTCATCCCGCCACCCGCATCGTGCGCTCGGATTTCGCGGCGGTGACGATCTTCTCGGCCAATCGCGGCGATGCGCCGGTGCCGCGCATCGACGGCTCGGTCCCGGAGGACGCGCTGATCACGCGGCCCGCGTTCGACGTCGCCGTGCGCCACCTGCCGCGGGGCGGCGCGATCTTCGCAAGCCTGCTGATCACGCGGCAGCCGCTCGGCGTGGCCGCGGAAGCCGCGTTCGAGGCAGCGCCGGAGTTCGATCTCGCCACCAACATTGCCGGCCTGATCGAGGCCGGCGCCTTCACGGACATCAGTTTCGAGGACGCATGA
- a CDS encoding adenylate/guanylate cyclase domain-containing protein translates to MMASAKSRVPRRGAADERLTVSIRFAVSALVLTAILLTALASSLLWWRTSEAISRQLASTINAQIAGAVRKEVSAIVSEARAAHTAIRTLFLQNVLDTREADKREFVFLSQLQSQATISSAAFGWPDGSFFAAHKLGDRRLEMMEISLTDHPGQRRVDEYDVVPGDIEFATRRFEPTRFKVADQPWFKESLAADEPRWFSVDHHPSGDRPAIALAGPIDVYQERQGVLAIIIEHARISRFLAQLQVGRTGTAFILALDGGVVAAPDETADEVNAGQGRQPLLPIAQQAMRSSREGDEAWRGRVLLGDGAFEVARTALPFPGWSLVTVIPEAEFLGPVDAALRRVIIGLGIGAVLAALASAALARAVIAAPLGRVVAELRHVEAFALEQVRRHPSRLREIASLSGAIHDMAGGLSSFGKFIPADLVRQLLRQGVDARPGGHVQELSVMFIDIAGFTGLSERMGDRVVPLLSRYLDLISTVIVDHGGTIDKFIGDAVMAFWGAPAAQPDHAVLCCRAALACRDAVEASGLCDDDGRPLAIRIGINSGPMLVGNIGSEVRLNYTVIGDAVNVASRLEGANKSYGTDILIGEGTARLAGDAFLTREIDRIAVYGREEGLRVHELVGLAENVAAQDVRWIAHYACGLQDYRAQHFEAAIAAFEAVLALKPGDRAAEVMIARCRPLAGTRADHHWHPVTALTTK, encoded by the coding sequence ATGATGGCGAGCGCAAAGAGCCGAGTGCCGCGCCGAGGCGCCGCCGACGAGCGGTTGACCGTCAGCATCCGCTTCGCCGTGTCGGCCCTGGTGCTGACCGCGATCCTGCTGACGGCCCTTGCCTCGAGTCTGTTGTGGTGGCGCACCTCGGAGGCGATCAGCCGTCAGCTCGCGAGCACCATCAACGCGCAGATCGCGGGCGCCGTGCGCAAGGAGGTGAGCGCGATCGTCAGCGAGGCGCGCGCCGCGCACACCGCCATCCGCACGCTGTTCCTGCAGAACGTGCTCGACACCCGCGAGGCGGACAAGCGCGAATTCGTGTTCCTGTCGCAGCTGCAGTCGCAGGCGACGATCTCATCGGCGGCGTTCGGCTGGCCGGACGGCTCGTTCTTCGCCGCCCACAAGCTCGGCGACCGGCGCCTGGAGATGATGGAGATCTCCCTGACCGATCATCCCGGCCAGCGCCGTGTCGATGAATACGACGTCGTGCCCGGCGACATCGAGTTCGCGACACGCCGCTTCGAGCCGACCCGTTTCAAGGTCGCCGACCAGCCCTGGTTCAAGGAGAGCCTCGCAGCGGACGAACCGCGCTGGTTCAGCGTCGATCATCATCCGAGCGGAGATCGCCCGGCGATCGCGCTGGCCGGCCCGATCGATGTCTATCAGGAGCGGCAGGGCGTGCTCGCCATCATCATCGAGCACGCGCGCATCTCGCGCTTTCTCGCCCAGCTTCAGGTCGGCCGCACCGGCACCGCCTTCATCCTGGCGCTTGATGGCGGCGTGGTCGCGGCGCCCGACGAGACCGCCGACGAGGTCAATGCCGGGCAGGGCCGCCAGCCGCTGCTGCCGATCGCGCAGCAGGCGATGCGGTCCTCGCGCGAAGGCGACGAGGCCTGGCGCGGGCGCGTGCTATTGGGCGACGGCGCCTTCGAGGTCGCGCGCACGGCGCTGCCGTTTCCCGGCTGGTCGCTGGTCACGGTGATTCCGGAAGCGGAGTTTCTCGGTCCGGTCGACGCGGCGCTGCGGCGCGTGATCATCGGTCTCGGCATCGGCGCCGTGCTCGCGGCGCTGGCCTCCGCCGCGCTGGCGCGTGCCGTCATCGCCGCCCCGCTCGGGCGTGTGGTGGCCGAACTGCGTCACGTCGAGGCCTTCGCGCTCGAGCAGGTGCGACGTCATCCCTCGCGGCTTCGCGAGATCGCGAGCCTGTCCGGCGCCATTCATGACATGGCCGGCGGGCTGTCGTCATTCGGCAAGTTCATTCCCGCCGATCTCGTCCGGCAATTGCTGCGGCAGGGCGTCGACGCCAGGCCGGGCGGCCATGTCCAGGAGCTCAGCGTGATGTTCATCGACATCGCCGGCTTCACCGGGTTGTCGGAGCGCATGGGCGACCGTGTCGTGCCGCTGCTGTCGCGCTATCTCGACCTGATCTCGACCGTCATCGTCGACCACGGCGGCACCATCGACAAATTCATCGGCGATGCGGTGATGGCGTTCTGGGGCGCGCCGGCCGCGCAGCCGGATCATGCGGTTCTGTGCTGCCGCGCCGCGCTGGCGTGCCGAGACGCGGTGGAGGCCAGCGGCCTGTGCGACGATGACGGCCGGCCGCTCGCCATCCGCATCGGCATCAACTCCGGCCCCATGCTGGTCGGCAACATCGGCTCCGAGGTGCGTCTCAACTATACGGTGATCGGCGATGCCGTGAACGTCGCGAGCCGGCTGGAGGGCGCCAACAAGAGCTACGGCACCGATATCCTGATCGGCGAGGGCACCGCGCGGCTGGCGGGCGATGCGTTTCTCACCCGCGAGATCGACCGCATCGCCGTCTATGGCCGCGAAGAGGGCCTGCGCGTCCACGAGCTGGTCGGGCTTGCGGAGAATGTCGCCGCGCAGGACGTGCGCTGGATCGCACACTACGCGTGCGGACTTCAGGACTATCGCGCGCAGCACTTCGAGGCAGCCATCGCGGCGTTTGAAGCAGTCCTTGCGCTCAAGCCCGGCGATCGCGCCGCCGAGGTCATGATCGCGCGCTGCAGGCCCCTGGCAGGCACGCGGGCGGATCATCATTGGCATCCGGTGACGGCGCTGACGACGAAGTAA
- a CDS encoding bifunctional class I SAM-dependent methyltransferase/glycosyltransferase family 2 protein, which produces MAELDEQVRQDECERSQVAATPSSATKALSPRKAAILDHANDFADARAGWRDKAAFFHSEDECYLRFLIPPGSRVLEIGCGLGDTLASLAPSYGVGIDFSEKQIKIARSRHPELTFILGDAEDPATLAAATGPFDVILVLDTIGSLDDCQQFIEQLHPLCTRETRLVIGYFSHLWYPLLKAAEALGLRMPQPEQNVLSPADLRSLAHLADFDPVKSEQRVLSPLRLYGFGRFANRFLSVLPGLRALALRHYLVSRSLRCVSDDVRSATVVIPARNERGNIEPAVRRIAAFCNDVEIIFVEGHSQDGTYEEMERVRAAFPDHDIKLMRQPGKGKADAVFTAFDAARGDVLMILDADLTMPPEQLPKFFEALRSGKGEFINGSRLVYPMDEGAMRFLNLIANKTFSYLFSWLLNQRYTDTLCGTKVLRRSDYVRLKAGKAYFGDFDPFGDFDLIFGASKLNLKSIDLPIRYAARSYGETQISRFRHGWMLLKMVVFAFFKIKAI; this is translated from the coding sequence GTGGCGGAGTTGGACGAGCAGGTCCGGCAGGACGAATGCGAGCGGTCGCAGGTTGCCGCAACCCCGTCGTCGGCAACGAAGGCGCTGTCACCGCGCAAGGCGGCCATCCTCGACCATGCCAACGATTTCGCCGATGCGCGCGCCGGCTGGCGCGACAAGGCGGCGTTCTTTCACAGCGAGGACGAGTGCTATCTGCGCTTCCTGATCCCGCCGGGCAGCCGCGTGCTCGAGATCGGCTGCGGCCTCGGCGATACCCTGGCATCGCTCGCGCCGTCCTACGGCGTCGGCATCGACTTCAGCGAAAAGCAGATCAAGATCGCCCGCAGCCGGCATCCTGAGCTGACCTTCATTCTGGGCGACGCGGAGGATCCGGCCACGCTCGCCGCCGCCACCGGCCCGTTCGATGTCATTCTGGTGCTCGACACCATCGGTTCGCTCGACGACTGCCAGCAGTTCATCGAGCAATTGCACCCGCTGTGCACGCGCGAGACGCGACTCGTCATCGGCTACTTCTCGCACCTCTGGTATCCGCTGCTGAAGGCTGCGGAAGCACTGGGCCTGCGGATGCCGCAGCCGGAGCAGAACGTGCTGTCGCCAGCCGACCTGCGCAGCCTGGCGCACCTGGCCGATTTCGACCCCGTCAAATCAGAGCAGCGCGTGCTCTCGCCGCTGCGGCTCTACGGCTTCGGCCGTTTCGCCAACCGCTTCCTCAGCGTGCTGCCGGGCCTGCGCGCGCTGGCGCTGCGGCACTATCTGGTGTCGCGTTCGCTGCGCTGCGTGAGCGACGACGTCCGCTCGGCCACCGTCGTCATCCCCGCGCGCAACGAGCGCGGCAACATCGAGCCGGCGGTCCGGCGCATCGCGGCGTTCTGCAACGATGTCGAGATCATCTTCGTCGAGGGCCACAGCCAGGACGGTACCTATGAGGAGATGGAGCGGGTGCGCGCGGCATTCCCCGATCACGACATCAAGCTGATGCGCCAGCCCGGCAAGGGCAAGGCCGACGCGGTGTTCACCGCGTTCGACGCCGCGCGCGGCGACGTGCTGATGATCCTCGATGCCGACCTCACCATGCCGCCGGAGCAACTGCCGAAATTCTTCGAGGCGCTGCGTTCCGGCAAGGGCGAGTTCATCAACGGCTCGCGCCTGGTCTATCCGATGGACGAGGGCGCGATGCGGTTTCTCAACCTCATCGCCAACAAGACCTTCTCCTATCTGTTCTCGTGGCTCCTGAACCAGCGCTACACCGATACGCTCTGCGGCACCAAGGTGCTCCGCCGCAGCGACTATGTCAGGCTCAAGGCCGGCAAGGCCTATTTCGGCGATTTCGATCCGTTCGGCGATTTCGACCTGATCTTCGGCGCCTCCAAGCTGAACCTGAAATCGATCGACCTGCCGATCCGCTACGCCGCGCGCAGCTATGGCGAAACCCAGATCTCCCGCTTCCGCCACGGCTGGATGCTGCTGAAGATGGTCGTGTTCGCGTTCTTCAAGATCAAGGCGATCTGA
- a CDS encoding DUF692 domain-containing protein: protein MRTDAPPAPGPTMPLRFPPPLGGVAGTSFKPSHLAAILAEAPRPGFFEVHAENYMGAGGPPHHQLEAIRRDHPLSIHGVCMSIGGPQPLDRDHLARFRKLVARYQPSLVSEHLAWSTHDATFFNDLLPLPYTAATLARVCDHIDEVQTAIRRPILLENPSTYVAFHDSTMSETDFIRAIVRRTGCGLLLDLNNVFVSAINHGFSPQDYLADVPLAAVGEIHLAGHAVQADDEGEPLLIDSHDGPVAYDVWALFASVVARNGPMPTLIEWDSNIPDWPVLKAEAAAAQAILDDHAPDCSQEVRDAAA from the coding sequence ATGCGCACCGATGCCCCCCCTGCACCGGGCCCCACCATGCCGCTTCGCTTTCCGCCACCTCTCGGCGGCGTCGCCGGGACCAGCTTCAAGCCGTCGCACCTGGCCGCCATCCTGGCCGAGGCGCCGCGGCCCGGCTTCTTCGAGGTCCATGCCGAGAACTACATGGGCGCCGGCGGTCCGCCACACCATCAGCTCGAGGCGATCCGCAGGGATCATCCGCTGTCGATCCACGGCGTCTGCATGTCGATCGGCGGCCCGCAGCCGCTCGATCGCGACCACCTCGCGCGCTTCCGCAAGCTCGTCGCCCGCTATCAGCCGAGCCTCGTCTCCGAGCATCTTGCATGGTCGACGCACGATGCGACGTTCTTCAACGACCTGCTGCCATTGCCCTACACGGCCGCCACGCTGGCACGGGTCTGCGACCATATCGATGAGGTGCAGACCGCGATCCGCCGGCCGATCCTGCTGGAAAATCCGTCGACCTACGTCGCCTTTCACGACTCGACGATGAGCGAGACCGACTTCATCCGCGCCATCGTCCGCCGCACCGGCTGCGGGCTCCTGCTCGACCTCAACAACGTGTTCGTCTCCGCGATCAATCATGGCTTCTCGCCACAGGACTATCTGGCCGACGTTCCGCTCGCCGCTGTCGGCGAGATCCATCTCGCCGGTCACGCCGTGCAGGCCGACGATGAAGGCGAGCCGCTGCTGATCGACAGCCATGACGGCCCCGTCGCCTATGATGTGTGGGCCCTGTTCGCCAGCGTGGTCGCGCGCAACGGTCCGATGCCGACGCTGATCGAATGGGACAGCAACATTCCGGATTGGCCGGTGCTGAAGGCAGAGGCCGCGGCCGCGCAGGCGATTCTCGATGACCACGCACCCGACTGCTCGCAAGAGGTGCGCGATGCCGCAGCCTGA
- a CDS encoding ROK family protein, whose amino-acid sequence MADDVMTTTGIARHGAARLPTVEIDSFNIELKDEDGFLGDRASKGAFRKILERWRKPLRKSGKDPFGDEDSETISKKALDEILVGDDTEASAVVHSAIEEFAQELAHVTRRFLRTRAWAKTECIVVGGGFRDSRLGELAIARTEIILKDEGFGVELEPIRYHPDDAGLIGALHLAPSWIFEAHDSILAVDIGGTNIRCGVVETARKKAPDLSKASVWKSDLWRHADDEPTREGAVKRLAKMLKELIEEANAEDLRLAPFIGIACPGVINEDGSIEKGAQNLPGNWESSKFNLPASLVEAIPMIGDHDTAVLMHNDGVVQGLSEVPFMQEFERWGVLTIGTGLGNARFTNRRKENGRRDKDDKAKEDKADDKKAAKKKKD is encoded by the coding sequence ATGGCCGACGACGTCATGACCACCACGGGCATCGCCCGCCACGGCGCCGCGCGGCTGCCGACGGTCGAGATCGACAGCTTCAACATCGAGCTCAAGGACGAGGACGGCTTCCTCGGCGACCGCGCCTCCAAGGGCGCCTTTCGCAAGATCCTGGAGCGCTGGCGCAAGCCGTTGCGCAAATCCGGCAAGGATCCGTTCGGCGACGAGGACAGCGAGACCATCAGCAAGAAGGCGCTGGATGAGATCCTGGTCGGCGACGACACCGAGGCCTCGGCCGTGGTGCACTCCGCGATCGAGGAATTCGCCCAGGAGCTCGCCCATGTCACTCGGCGCTTCCTGCGCACCAGGGCCTGGGCCAAGACCGAATGCATCGTGGTCGGCGGCGGCTTTCGCGACTCTCGCCTCGGCGAGCTGGCGATCGCGCGCACCGAGATCATCCTCAAGGACGAGGGTTTTGGCGTCGAGCTGGAGCCGATCCGCTATCATCCCGACGATGCCGGCCTGATCGGCGCGCTGCATCTGGCGCCGTCCTGGATCTTCGAGGCCCATGACAGCATCCTGGCGGTCGATATCGGCGGCACCAACATCCGCTGCGGCGTGGTCGAGACCGCGCGCAAGAAGGCCCCGGACCTGTCGAAAGCGTCGGTGTGGAAGTCCGATCTCTGGCGTCATGCCGATGACGAACCCACGCGGGAAGGTGCGGTCAAGCGGCTCGCCAAGATGCTGAAGGAGCTGATCGAGGAGGCGAACGCCGAGGACCTGCGGCTGGCGCCCTTCATCGGCATCGCCTGTCCCGGCGTCATCAACGAGGACGGCTCGATCGAGAAGGGCGCGCAGAACCTGCCGGGCAATTGGGAGAGCAGCAAGTTCAACCTGCCGGCCAGCCTGGTCGAGGCGATCCCGATGATCGGCGATCACGACACCGCGGTGCTGATGCACAATGACGGCGTCGTGCAGGGCCTCTCCGAGGTGCCGTTCATGCAGGAGTTCGAGCGCTGGGGCGTGCTGACCATCGGCACCGGCCTGGGCAATGCCCGCTTTACCAACCGCCGCAAGGAGAACGGCCGCAGGGACAAGGACGACAAGGCCAAGGAGGACAAGGCCGACGACAAGAAGGCGGCCAAGAAGAAGAAGGATTGA
- a CDS encoding MmcQ/YjbR family DNA-binding protein, with product MTGDEFRALALSFAGTTAAPHFDRTAFKLHRTFATLAADGASANVLLTPDEQEHHAGLQPGVFRRVPNKWGDQGWTTVSLADVDAARLRGVLESAWRAAHRPQRSRGRSKR from the coding sequence ATGACCGGTGACGAATTTCGTGCTCTCGCCCTGTCGTTCGCCGGAACGACCGCGGCGCCTCACTTCGATCGCACCGCGTTCAAGCTGCACCGGACCTTCGCGACCCTCGCCGCCGATGGCGCATCCGCCAACGTCCTGCTCACGCCCGACGAGCAGGAGCACCATGCCGGCCTGCAGCCCGGCGTGTTTCGCCGGGTCCCGAACAAATGGGGTGATCAGGGTTGGACCACCGTGTCGCTCGCCGATGTCGACGCCGCTCGCCTGCGCGGCGTGCTCGAGAGCGCGTGGCGCGCCGCGCATCGTCCGCAGCGTTCACGCGGCCGCAGCAAGCGCTGA
- a CDS encoding YchJ family protein: protein MQCACGSGLPHDRCCGPYLDGDDQPPTAEALMRSRYTAYTRGDIGYVEATLAADRRGAFDAVAAKDWATRATWLGLRIVSSVRGQPGDADGVVSFVASYREAGKTIEHHEVSQFRRDADSAWRFVEGDARAVVTEPKRAAATAKVGRNDPCPCASGKKYKFCCGR, encoded by the coding sequence ATGCAATGTGCCTGCGGATCGGGTCTTCCCCATGATCGCTGCTGCGGTCCCTATCTCGATGGTGACGATCAGCCGCCGACCGCCGAGGCGCTGATGCGCTCGCGCTACACGGCCTATACGCGCGGCGACATCGGCTATGTCGAAGCGACGCTCGCCGCCGACCGGCGCGGTGCGTTCGATGCGGTAGCCGCGAAGGATTGGGCGACACGCGCCACATGGCTCGGCCTGCGCATCGTCTCGTCGGTCCGCGGCCAGCCCGGCGACGCCGACGGCGTCGTCAGCTTCGTCGCCAGCTATCGCGAGGCCGGCAAGACCATCGAGCACCACGAGGTCTCGCAGTTCCGCCGCGACGCCGACAGTGCCTGGCGCTTCGTCGAGGGTGACGCGCGAGCCGTCGTCACGGAGCCGAAGCGGGCGGCTGCCACCGCGAAGGTCGGCCGCAATGATCCATGCCCGTGCGCTAGCGGCAAGAAATACAAGTTCTGCTGCGGGCGGTGA
- the rplU gene encoding 50S ribosomal protein L21, giving the protein MFAVIKTGGKQYRVAPDDVLEIGKIDGEPGTIVQLNEVLVVGGDTPVLGIPAVAGASVAVEVLDHKRGPKVIAFKKRRRKNSRRKRGYRDELTLIRVSEILTDNAKPTKGPRPKKVKAEAPAADAAE; this is encoded by the coding sequence ATGTTCGCAGTCATCAAGACCGGCGGCAAGCAATACCGCGTCGCCCCGGATGATGTGCTCGAGATTGGCAAGATCGACGGTGAGCCCGGAACGATCGTGCAGCTGAACGAGGTGCTGGTGGTCGGCGGTGATACGCCGGTGCTGGGCATCCCCGCGGTGGCCGGCGCGTCCGTGGCCGTCGAGGTGCTGGACCACAAGCGCGGCCCCAAGGTGATCGCGTTCAAGAAGCGCCGCCGCAAGAATTCGCGCCGCAAGCGCGGCTACCGGGACGAGCTGACCTTGATCCGCGTCTCGGAGATCCTGACCGACAACGCCAAGCCGACCAAGGGCCCGCGCCCGAAGAAGGTCAAGGCGGAAGCCCCGGCGGCCGACGCCGCCGAGTAA
- a CDS encoding DoxX family protein, with amino-acid sequence MTTDHSMAPTATLSLLSLVGQTVRLLQSATPLTLVQLVTRIALAVPFWRSGILKWDGFLRLSDTAVTLFSDEFMLHLPGGPYHFPMPTVMAFLSGCGEVTFPVLLILGLGTRFAALGLLFMTCIVELTVPDGWPIHLTWAAMALGLIAHGGGKISLDHILGGLFGGAHQGSASRGM; translated from the coding sequence ATGACGACGGACCACTCCATGGCGCCGACCGCGACACTGTCGCTGCTTTCCCTCGTCGGCCAGACTGTGCGGCTGCTGCAGAGCGCGACCCCGCTCACCCTGGTCCAGCTCGTCACTCGCATTGCGCTGGCGGTGCCGTTCTGGCGCTCGGGCATTCTCAAATGGGACGGCTTTCTCAGGCTGAGCGACACCGCCGTGACGCTGTTCAGCGACGAGTTCATGCTGCATCTGCCTGGCGGGCCATACCACTTTCCCATGCCGACGGTGATGGCGTTCCTGTCGGGCTGCGGCGAGGTCACCTTCCCCGTCCTGCTCATTCTCGGCCTCGGTACCCGCTTCGCGGCACTCGGCCTGCTGTTCATGACATGCATCGTCGAGCTCACGGTGCCCGACGGCTGGCCGATCCATCTGACCTGGGCCGCGATGGCGCTGGGCCTCATTGCCCATGGCGGCGGAAAGATCTCGCTCGATCACATCCTCGGCGGGCTGTTCGGCGGCGCGCACCAGGGCAGCGCGAGCCGTGGCATGTAG
- a CDS encoding DUF2282 domain-containing protein, producing the protein MSAKRTVTTLALAGAVSTALASLAMAGPLTKAEAEAAMAAKKEKCFGVALKGQNDCAAGPGTTCQGTSTIDFQGNAWKFVQGGTCTSIDVPGGRKGSLKPI; encoded by the coding sequence ATGTCCGCCAAGAGAACCGTCACCACGCTGGCGCTCGCCGGCGCCGTCAGCACCGCGCTTGCAAGCCTCGCAATGGCCGGGCCACTGACCAAGGCCGAAGCGGAAGCCGCAATGGCCGCCAAGAAGGAGAAATGCTTCGGCGTTGCCCTGAAGGGCCAGAACGATTGCGCCGCCGGTCCCGGCACGACCTGCCAGGGTACCTCAACGATCGACTTCCAGGGCAACGCGTGGAAATTCGTCCAGGGCGGCACCTGCACCAGCATCGACGTCCCCGGCGGCCGCAAGGGCTCGCTCAAGCCGATCTGA
- a CDS encoding outer membrane protein, which translates to MMIRRARGWMAAVAVAAAALGLGGAEAADLAATTYKAPAFAAAPAPFSWTGFYAGANVGGAFTGNDSFKNAAGANGGKLSGVIGGLQAGYNYQISPMFVVGIENDLEFTGLSRKADLVNPAVSMPWLTSGRARAGVAVLDQRLWLYGTAGLAAGELKDGPTHKMKMGWTAGGGAEWAFLPKWSAKLEYLYTDLKHDDLPDWRAAKIHSVRVGLNYHFDLFR; encoded by the coding sequence ATGATGATCAGACGGGCGAGAGGCTGGATGGCTGCGGTGGCGGTGGCGGCGGCGGCGCTGGGCCTCGGCGGGGCAGAGGCAGCCGACCTGGCGGCGACCACCTACAAGGCGCCGGCCTTTGCCGCCGCACCGGCACCGTTTTCCTGGACCGGCTTCTATGCCGGCGCCAATGTCGGCGGCGCCTTCACCGGAAACGACTCCTTCAAGAACGCCGCCGGCGCCAATGGCGGTAAGCTGTCCGGCGTGATCGGCGGCCTGCAGGCCGGCTACAACTACCAGATCTCGCCCATGTTCGTGGTCGGCATCGAGAACGATCTCGAATTCACCGGCCTCTCGCGCAAGGCCGACCTCGTCAATCCGGCCGTCAGCATGCCCTGGCTCACCTCCGGCCGCGCGCGCGCCGGCGTCGCGGTGCTCGACCAGCGCCTGTGGCTGTATGGTACGGCGGGTCTTGCGGCGGGCGAGTTGAAGGACGGGCCGACCCACAAGATGAAGATGGGCTGGACCGCGGGCGGCGGCGCCGAATGGGCGTTCCTGCCGAAATGGTCGGCCAAGCTCGAATACCTCTACACCGACCTCAAGCACGACGACCTGCCGGACTGGCGAGCGGCCAAGATTCACTCCGTGCGGGTCGGCTTGAACTACCATTTCGACCTGTTCCGCTGA